Below is a window of Clostridia bacterium DNA.
GGGGTTCAGCGAGCGCGAGGTCGAGGAGATCCTCGCTAGCATGCCCGCGGATATGGGTGACCTGCTCGACGGTGCTGACGAAATGGCCCCGGAGCCTCCGGCGGAGCCCGTTACGAAGCCAGGCGATCTCTGGGTCCTTGGCCGACACCGTCTTCTGTGCGGGGACGCCACGAACGCACTGGACGTCGAGCGTCTCCTGGGCGATGCAAGGCCGCTCCTCATGGTGACGGATCCGCCGTACGGCGTGACTTATGACCCGGAGTGGCGCTTGCGGGCGCTTGGCGATGGCGCGGCTCGACGCACCGGGCGCATCGCGAATGACGACCGCGCCGACTGGTACGACGCGTGGACGCTGTTCCCCGGTGAGGTCGTCTATTGCTGGCATGGCGGCCTGCACGCGGACGTCGTGAAGGACTCGCTTGAGCGGGCCGGTTTCGAGATCCGGGCTCAGATCGTCTGGGCGAAGCCCCGTTTTGCGATCATCCGCGGCCACTACCACTGGCAGCATGAGCCCTGCTGGTACGCCGTGCGCCGCGGCGCAGAAGCGCATTGGATCGGCGACCGCAGCCAGACCACGCTCTGGTCCATCCCGGTGCTCGACGACGAGGACCAGGAGGTCCACAGCACCCAGAAACCGACCGAGTGCATGGCTCGACCGATCCGGAACCACGCCGGGGACGTGTACGACCCCTTTGTAGGTTCTGGAACCACAATCGTGGCCGCAGAGCGACTCGGCCGCCGGTGCTTTGCCATGGACATTGACCCGCGCTACGTCGACGTCGCGGTCATGCGTTGGGAGCGCCTCACGGGGAAGAAGGCTGAACGTGTGCCGGCTGAGGAGGGCGCGGTTTCGAAGGGGGGCAGGTGACGGCGAATGACCGCAGAGATGGTGCCGGCGCCTTGGGAACGA
It encodes the following:
- a CDS encoding DNA modification methylase — its product is MEIRTMRLDELIPAPYNPRRELRPGDPEYEALARSVREFGLVEPLVWNRRTGRLVGGHQRLRVLRDAGVTEAEVSVVDLDEEREKLLNLALNRIQGDWDQDKLREILAELDAAGADLDLSGFSEREVEEILASMPADMGDLLDGADEMAPEPPAEPVTKPGDLWVLGRHRLLCGDATNALDVERLLGDARPLLMVTDPPYGVTYDPEWRLRALGDGAARRTGRIANDDRADWYDAWTLFPGEVVYCWHGGLHADVVKDSLERAGFEIRAQIVWAKPRFAIIRGHYHWQHEPCWYAVRRGAEAHWIGDRSQTTLWSIPVLDDEDQEVHSTQKPTECMARPIRNHAGDVYDPFVGSGTTIVAAERLGRRCFAMDIDPRYVDVAVMRWERLTGKKAERVPAEEGAVSKGGR